One Lysinibacillus sp. OF-1 DNA segment encodes these proteins:
- a CDS encoding aldo/keto reductase has translation MITHLQDTITLNNGLQMPGMGLGVFQVANGATAEMVKNAIEVGYRSIDTAAIYGNEEGVGEGIKQALTSTSLQREDLFITSKVWNDGLSYEETITAYEKSLEKLGLDYLDLYLIHWPGKDKYTDSWKALEDLYDQGKIKAIGVCNFTASHLQNLLSFARIKPVINQVEFHPRLQQAELHSFCNNHQIQLEAWAPLMQGGLLEDETISKIAIKYGKSNAQVILRWDVQNGIIAIPKSVRRERMLQNADIFDFLLTDEEMATINAMNLEQRVGPNPNKFDFAL, from the coding sequence ATGATTACTCATTTACAAGATACAATCACATTAAATAATGGCTTACAAATGCCTGGTATGGGTTTAGGTGTTTTCCAAGTAGCGAATGGCGCTACTGCAGAAATGGTCAAAAACGCCATCGAGGTCGGCTATCGAAGCATCGATACAGCTGCTATTTATGGCAATGAAGAAGGTGTAGGAGAAGGTATTAAACAGGCACTAACATCCACTAGTTTACAACGTGAAGACCTGTTTATTACATCAAAAGTGTGGAACGATGGATTAAGCTATGAGGAAACTATTACAGCCTATGAAAAGAGTTTAGAAAAACTGGGTTTAGATTATCTAGATCTTTATCTTATTCATTGGCCAGGTAAAGATAAATATACTGACTCTTGGAAGGCTCTAGAAGACTTATATGATCAAGGTAAGATAAAAGCAATTGGCGTATGTAATTTCACAGCCTCACACTTGCAAAACTTACTATCATTTGCTCGCATTAAGCCTGTTATCAATCAAGTGGAATTTCATCCACGCTTACAGCAAGCTGAGCTTCATTCATTCTGTAATAACCACCAAATTCAACTGGAGGCTTGGGCACCTTTAATGCAAGGTGGGCTTCTTGAAGATGAAACGATTTCGAAAATCGCAATAAAATATGGAAAATCTAATGCTCAAGTTATTTTGCGCTGGGATGTACAAAACGGCATTATTGCGATTCCAAAATCTGTGCGTCGAGAACGCATGCTACAAAATGCTGATATCTTCGACTTCCTTCTAACAGACGAAGAAATGGCTACAATCAATGCGATGAATCTTGAACAGCGTGTCGGACCGAATCCAAATAAATTCGACTTTGCTCTATAA
- a CDS encoding DUF2225 domain-containing protein, with product MAFNIYYYESSVDCKFCKKHFTTYKVRPNRYKIIEEQTDFMPVYDGLNPLLYEVAVCPHCGYAYHKSMTRTYGPFMQLIDEIYIKELQKPMDICQERTIDDAIVSFKLAYLVSRASMEESLLMANFALKIAWLYRLKTDEESEKRYLFAARDFYSKSFASNQEGGERIQFLHAELSLRLGDIVEAKKGFSRLIADRNVSPKYRKLARNRWENYKYDEQPITVNEIIN from the coding sequence ATGGCATTTAACATTTACTACTATGAAAGTAGTGTAGATTGTAAATTTTGCAAAAAGCATTTTACAACTTATAAAGTACGCCCTAATCGATATAAAATCATCGAGGAGCAAACAGATTTCATGCCTGTTTATGATGGCTTAAATCCTTTGCTGTATGAGGTTGCTGTTTGTCCCCATTGCGGCTATGCCTACCATAAGTCTATGACACGGACATATGGACCTTTCATGCAACTCATTGATGAAATTTACATTAAAGAGCTCCAGAAGCCGATGGATATTTGTCAGGAACGTACAATCGATGATGCCATTGTCAGTTTTAAGCTTGCTTATTTGGTATCACGTGCTTCCATGGAGGAATCCCTTTTAATGGCGAATTTCGCCTTGAAAATTGCTTGGCTTTATCGTTTAAAAACCGATGAGGAATCCGAAAAGCGTTACCTTTTTGCAGCTAGAGACTTTTATAGTAAATCCTTTGCATCCAATCAGGAGGGTGGAGAAAGAATCCAGTTTTTACATGCTGAATTAAGCCTTCGACTCGGTGATATTGTAGAAGCTAAAAAAGGATTCTCACGTTTAATTGCCGATCGAAATGTATCACCAAAATATCGAAAGCTTGCGCGTAATCGTTGGGAAAATTATAAATATGACGAACAACCTATAACAGTTAATGAAATCATTAATTGA
- a CDS encoding cyclase family protein produces MSNQLLQALQLLKSKQWVDLTHTFGPNSPHFFMFEDAKFETLFSHDDGFFAQQFTFPGQYGTHIDPPIHFVRDSRYLEELELKELVLPLVVIDKSREAASNHDFSLSVQDIFDFEAQHGVIEAGTFVALRTDWSKRWPDKEAFSNQDMDGHNHIPGWGLEALQFLLKERQISALGHETFDTDSAADFHKNGKLDGEYFVLEQNIYQIELMTNLDKLPAKGAIIFNIVPKPEKASGFPVRSFAILP; encoded by the coding sequence ATGTCAAACCAACTTTTACAAGCATTACAATTATTAAAATCAAAACAATGGGTTGATTTAACACATACATTCGGCCCTAATTCCCCACATTTTTTTATGTTTGAAGATGCTAAATTTGAAACATTATTCTCTCATGATGACGGGTTCTTCGCACAACAATTCACGTTCCCAGGACAATATGGCACACATATCGACCCACCCATTCATTTTGTGCGAGACTCCCGCTATCTAGAAGAATTAGAACTAAAAGAACTAGTTCTTCCTCTTGTCGTTATTGATAAATCACGAGAAGCTGCTAGCAATCATGACTTCTCGCTAAGTGTGCAAGATATTTTTGATTTTGAAGCACAACATGGAGTAATTGAAGCAGGTACCTTTGTAGCGCTACGTACGGATTGGAGTAAGCGCTGGCCAGATAAAGAGGCATTTAGTAACCAAGATATGGATGGACATAACCATATACCAGGCTGGGGCTTAGAGGCATTACAATTTTTATTGAAGGAACGTCAAATAAGTGCACTTGGCCATGAAACATTTGATACTGATTCAGCCGCTGATTTTCACAAAAATGGTAAGCTAGACGGCGAATACTTCGTGCTTGAACAAAACATCTATCAAATTGAGTTGATGACTAACTTGGACAAGCTACCTGCGAAGGGGGCAATTATCTTCAATATCGTCCCTAAGCCTGAAAAGGCATCTGGATTCCCTGTACGCTCATTTGCTATTTTGCCATAA
- a CDS encoding sensor histidine kinase, whose amino-acid sequence MKFFRSLLAKYMLIILLAISIVQISYLGVAIFVLGITKTASGEFSSDVLLESEIEEQWHTEANNIKQASDHTVAEFFQKWQEQYPTASMFWVSEEGNLLTSVNVKEQLPTKWTPAYTTQFIKERYGGNPFTVMAFLGGDVSNGFIVLEISREAFNPPLIKVYDNYGSFLLFGVIAVILFFIVVSLLFFKGIRKRLLHLQEAMEIRDVDGLPIEIHVKKRDEIGQLEHSFNRMVCELRDSKQRQQKEEQLRRELIANLSHDLRTPLTKVRAQSYTISKETLSEEGKQALKAMETSIVNIDALIENLMSYTLLMASKYNFEPKNINVIRFVREHLTTWYPVFEREGFTIDIELQAFEPNEWRVDPLWLGRIFDNIFQNVLRHANSGKYIKVTTESTESYRAFLIEDHGQGMKNESNAKGAGIGLSIVDVMVKGMGLEWDINSNHSGTKIIIKNVIQSAKLGK is encoded by the coding sequence ATGAAATTTTTCCGATCACTATTAGCAAAATATATGCTAATTATTTTATTAGCCATATCAATTGTGCAAATATCCTATCTGGGTGTTGCGATTTTCGTGTTAGGCATTACAAAAACAGCGTCTGGAGAATTTTCAAGTGATGTTCTTCTGGAAAGTGAAATCGAGGAGCAATGGCATACAGAGGCCAACAACATAAAACAAGCTTCAGATCATACTGTTGCCGAGTTTTTTCAAAAATGGCAAGAGCAATATCCTACAGCCTCTATGTTTTGGGTAAGTGAAGAGGGCAATCTCCTGACTTCTGTCAATGTGAAGGAGCAGTTACCAACAAAATGGACACCAGCCTATACAACTCAATTTATAAAGGAACGCTATGGAGGTAATCCATTTACTGTTATGGCTTTCTTAGGCGGTGATGTATCAAATGGCTTTATTGTATTAGAGATTTCAAGGGAAGCCTTTAATCCACCGCTTATTAAGGTCTATGATAACTATGGTAGCTTCTTACTTTTTGGTGTAATTGCCGTTATTTTATTTTTTATTGTCGTTTCGCTTTTATTTTTCAAAGGAATCCGAAAAAGATTATTACATCTCCAAGAGGCCATGGAGATACGTGATGTAGACGGTCTACCTATTGAGATTCATGTGAAAAAGCGGGATGAAATTGGGCAATTAGAGCATAGCTTTAACAGAATGGTTTGCGAGCTGAGAGATAGTAAACAGCGTCAACAGAAGGAAGAACAGCTAAGACGGGAACTGATTGCCAATTTATCACATGATTTACGGACACCGTTAACAAAAGTAAGAGCCCAGTCCTATACGATTAGCAAAGAAACCTTGTCAGAGGAAGGCAAACAAGCTTTGAAGGCAATGGAAACATCTATAGTGAATATTGATGCTTTAATCGAAAATCTAATGTCCTATACATTGTTAATGGCAAGTAAATATAATTTCGAACCGAAAAACATCAATGTTATTCGGTTTGTGCGGGAACATCTAACAACCTGGTATCCAGTTTTTGAGCGAGAAGGTTTTACGATCGACATTGAACTGCAAGCATTTGAACCTAATGAATGGCGTGTTGATCCATTATGGTTAGGACGAATATTTGATAATATATTCCAAAATGTATTGCGTCACGCTAACAGTGGGAAATATATAAAGGTGACAACGGAATCAACGGAGAGCTACAGAGCATTTCTGATTGAGGACCATGGTCAAGGGATGAAAAATGAATCGAATGCTAAGGGGGCAGGAATTGGTTTATCCATTGTTGATGTAATGGTAAAGGGTATGGGTTTAGAATGGGACATAAACTCCAATCACTCGGGCACAAAAATTATTATAAAAAATGTGATTCAATCTGCGAAGCTTGGGAAGTAA
- a CDS encoding ABC transporter ATP-binding protein, whose product MEYIVQTQNLSKHFGKEQAVSNMNLQIQKGEIYGFLGPNGAGKTTTIRMLLGLMKPSTGTIKIFQKDITKERIQILANVGSLVENPSYYPHLTAYENLEALRKIVGVPKSRIDEVLEIVRLKEAANKKVKGFSLGMKQRLGIAASLLHNPELLILDEPTNGLDPSGIIEIRNLIKRLPKEYGMTIIISSHLLSEIDQMATQVGIVSKGKLIFQDSIEAMRRFAQPKILFKVNNGEKGWRSLLAHGIKADYQDGVILLEECSDEKVAHIVHVLVQEGISVFRVEEEKRSLEDIFLQMTMGEQAI is encoded by the coding sequence TTGGAATATATCGTACAAACACAAAACTTATCAAAACACTTTGGGAAAGAGCAAGCTGTATCAAATATGAATTTACAAATACAAAAAGGTGAAATATACGGATTTTTAGGGCCAAATGGAGCAGGGAAAACGACTACCATTCGTATGCTTCTTGGTTTAATGAAGCCTTCCACAGGTACCATTAAAATTTTTCAAAAAGACATTACGAAGGAGCGTATTCAAATCTTAGCCAATGTAGGTTCATTAGTAGAGAATCCTTCCTACTACCCACACTTAACAGCATATGAGAATTTGGAGGCACTAAGAAAAATAGTAGGTGTACCGAAATCTCGAATCGATGAAGTTCTCGAAATTGTCCGTTTGAAGGAAGCTGCTAATAAAAAGGTAAAGGGCTTTTCGTTAGGGATGAAGCAACGTCTAGGTATTGCTGCTTCTCTACTGCATAATCCTGAATTACTTATTTTAGATGAACCAACGAATGGTCTGGATCCTTCAGGAATTATTGAAATTCGTAATTTAATTAAAAGGCTACCAAAGGAATACGGCATGACTATTATTATTTCCAGCCATTTATTATCAGAGATCGATCAAATGGCGACTCAAGTAGGGATTGTTTCTAAGGGGAAATTGATTTTCCAAGATTCTATTGAGGCGATGCGTAGGTTTGCTCAACCAAAGATTCTATTTAAAGTGAACAATGGTGAAAAAGGATGGCGCTCTCTATTAGCCCATGGCATTAAAGCAGATTATCAAGATGGGGTTATTTTATTAGAGGAATGCTCAGATGAAAAAGTTGCTCATATTGTCCATGTTCTTGTTCAGGAGGGTATTTCAGTATTCCGAGTGGAGGAAGA
- a CDS encoding VOC family protein produces MNRLNLITLGVIDMVESLAFYREGLGFEIVVYGDETNPDVMFFNNGGTKISLFPIERLVKDINEANPPEIGRGFGGITLAYNGKTKEEVDRVFALAKEAGATIVKEPETVFWGGYSGYFQDPNGYYWEVAYGDMWQFDENDMLIIQ; encoded by the coding sequence ATGAATCGGTTAAATTTAATCACATTAGGTGTTATAGATATGGTGGAATCACTAGCATTTTATCGAGAGGGGCTTGGCTTTGAGATAGTCGTGTACGGGGATGAAACGAATCCAGATGTGATGTTCTTTAATAATGGAGGAACGAAAATATCGCTTTTTCCAATTGAACGCTTAGTCAAAGACATCAATGAAGCCAACCCACCAGAAATTGGCCGTGGCTTTGGCGGAATTACACTTGCCTATAATGGTAAAACAAAAGAAGAAGTGGATCGTGTATTTGCATTAGCAAAAGAGGCTGGAGCGACAATTGTGAAAGAGCCAGAAACTGTGTTTTGGGGAGGCTATAGTGGCTATTTCCAAGATCCAAATGGCTACTACTGGGAAGTAGCCTATGGTGACATGTGGCAGTTTGATGAAAATGATATGCTGATTATTCAATAA
- a CDS encoding winged helix-turn-helix transcriptional regulator gives MQKVYNIGVEATLEVIGGKWKPVILCHLNHHGKIRTNEFRRLIPGISQKMLTSQLRELEQAGLIHRKVFNQVPPKVEYSLTTYGQGMEPILNMLCTWGEKHVELLQDKGEDVLLKQRDEDIAMQQTS, from the coding sequence ATGCAAAAAGTTTATAATATTGGTGTTGAAGCTACGCTTGAAGTTATCGGCGGTAAATGGAAACCAGTCATTCTTTGTCATTTAAACCACCATGGTAAAATTCGAACAAATGAGTTTCGCCGATTAATTCCGGGTATTTCTCAAAAAATGCTTACAAGTCAATTAAGAGAGCTAGAGCAGGCTGGATTAATTCATCGAAAGGTCTTCAATCAAGTACCACCAAAAGTCGAATATTCATTAACGACCTATGGACAAGGGATGGAACCTATTCTGAACATGCTTTGCACTTGGGGCGAAAAGCATGTTGAATTATTACAGGATAAAGGTGAAGATGTACTGTTAAAACAACGTGATGAAGATATCGCAATGCAGCAAACATCGTAA
- a CDS encoding ABC transporter substrate-binding protein, translating to MRRGRYFSFVLLLALMFVLGACGSNEVKEDTAKEDQSTKDTRIVEDEFGKVEIPTNPQRVAAIYMEDYLTALDVKPVVQWYHPSWGKQDYLGLDVPEFDITGSMETLLQAKPDLIIVDGAADKAKYEEYSKIAPTYRLKEDILQNPREIVKTIADVLNIPDKAKEIVDKYEQRVSDLKAKLDESIGDETVAVVRLNVADNTLALFGIKNRYTGYIYTETGLTPHPLARDMTEFHEVLSEEAIPELDADHIILFPSNGTWDSEENQEAIKWLDSTLWKTVPAVKNGHVYIADRTYWQSGAITANLLKYDDLEKWFVK from the coding sequence ATGCGTAGAGGTCGATATTTTTCATTTGTCCTTTTACTTGCACTAATGTTCGTGTTAGGTGCCTGTGGCTCAAATGAAGTAAAAGAGGATACAGCGAAAGAAGATCAATCAACTAAAGATACAAGAATTGTAGAAGATGAGTTTGGAAAAGTAGAAATTCCTACAAACCCACAGCGTGTAGCTGCTATCTATATGGAAGATTATTTAACTGCCTTGGATGTAAAACCTGTTGTGCAATGGTATCACCCATCATGGGGTAAACAGGACTATTTAGGATTAGATGTTCCTGAGTTCGACATTACTGGTAGTATGGAAACATTACTACAAGCTAAGCCTGATTTAATCATTGTGGATGGCGCCGCGGATAAGGCAAAATATGAAGAATACTCAAAGATTGCACCTACTTACCGCTTAAAAGAAGATATTCTACAAAATCCACGTGAAATTGTAAAAACAATAGCTGATGTTTTAAATATTCCTGATAAAGCAAAGGAAATCGTTGACAAATATGAGCAACGTGTATCCGATTTAAAAGCAAAATTAGATGAATCAATTGGAGACGAAACAGTTGCTGTTGTACGTCTAAATGTCGCAGATAATACATTAGCTTTATTTGGCATTAAAAATCGCTACACTGGCTATATTTACACAGAAACGGGCTTGACACCACATCCGTTAGCACGTGATATGACAGAGTTTCATGAAGTCTTATCAGAAGAGGCTATTCCAGAGCTAGATGCGGATCATATCATCCTTTTCCCTTCAAATGGCACTTGGGATTCGGAAGAAAATCAAGAAGCGATTAAATGGTTAGATAGTACACTATGGAAAACAGTACCTGCTGTTAAAAATGGGCATGTCTATATTGCGGATCGAACATATTGGCAGTCTGGAGCTATCACAGCTAACCTGCTGAAATATGATGATCTTGAGAAATGGTTCGTGAAATAA
- a CDS encoding helix-turn-helix domain-containing protein has protein sequence MGNLTHVYTLQTISYVIQSTNKQQFNSDFYTLFIVMSGSGKLEIDHNTIHLSEEKCISIPPNNTANIRIQNEHLCFYQLQFNIVHLCNKQTTSPFKRVKEQRLLPFSQCRRLLEAIYQNRLAEDEHTIFEQHVHFQELMLLLLHQTIPKLVQKNDRQSVEQSINYLHKHFEKEWTVEQLAELADVPRWNYTRMFKEITGQIPLHYLNNIRIEKAKQLLMTTNDRVFEISQSIGFNNEYYFNRRFKEHVGISPGQYRRNQSSNLRVFAPFLEDFFVALGITPIAQFSHPKWGKQDYLGLQEVPDIDVQNGEMDRLLHYKPTLIMLDAGIERWESCHHLNEVAPICHISHPGENWQSTLFKIADLTGKTALMQDVILQYEDKVQQAKGILSKSVYGQSVAFLRISAIGITLYAGPECGYTGPILYRDLGLMPHPLVWSIPHNQRKAPLTFDQLLQLDADHLFITFDKQHSIYENEERTILKTSMWKNLAAVKTNCVYEVDFLTWMNYGILSHSKKIDDVLHVLG, from the coding sequence ATGGGTAACTTAACACATGTCTATACGTTACAAACTATTTCTTATGTGATTCAATCAACGAACAAGCAGCAGTTTAATAGTGATTTCTATACACTTTTCATCGTAATGAGTGGCAGCGGAAAGCTAGAAATAGATCATAACACCATTCATCTTAGTGAAGAAAAGTGCATATCGATTCCTCCTAATAACACGGCTAATATACGCATTCAAAACGAGCACCTTTGTTTTTATCAATTACAGTTCAACATTGTCCATCTTTGCAATAAACAGACTACTAGCCCTTTTAAGCGTGTCAAAGAGCAACGTCTTCTCCCCTTTTCGCAATGTCGTAGACTGCTAGAAGCCATTTATCAGAACCGTCTAGCGGAGGATGAGCACACCATCTTTGAGCAGCATGTACACTTTCAAGAGCTGATGTTATTGCTCTTACATCAAACAATACCCAAGCTGGTGCAAAAAAATGATCGTCAATCTGTTGAGCAATCCATTAACTATTTGCATAAACATTTTGAAAAAGAGTGGACTGTCGAGCAGTTGGCAGAGCTAGCTGATGTTCCAAGATGGAATTATACCCGTATGTTCAAAGAGATTACAGGGCAAATCCCTCTTCACTATTTAAATAACATTCGCATTGAAAAAGCCAAGCAATTATTAATGACAACAAATGATCGGGTATTTGAAATTAGTCAGTCTATCGGATTTAATAATGAGTATTATTTCAATCGTCGTTTTAAAGAACATGTCGGCATCTCTCCAGGACAATATCGAAGAAACCAAAGCAGCAATCTACGTGTATTTGCACCATTCTTAGAAGATTTCTTTGTCGCCCTTGGGATTACACCAATTGCTCAATTCAGTCATCCAAAATGGGGAAAACAAGACTATTTAGGTCTACAAGAAGTGCCTGATATCGATGTACAAAATGGAGAAATGGATCGACTCCTTCACTATAAACCAACATTAATTATGCTAGATGCAGGTATAGAGCGATGGGAATCCTGTCATCATTTAAATGAAGTAGCTCCCATCTGTCATATCTCACATCCTGGAGAGAACTGGCAGTCTACTTTGTTTAAGATTGCTGATTTAACAGGAAAAACCGCCTTGATGCAAGACGTGATCCTACAATATGAGGATAAGGTACAGCAAGCAAAAGGAATTCTTAGTAAATCCGTTTATGGGCAAAGTGTGGCATTTCTTCGCATTTCAGCCATTGGCATTACTCTATATGCGGGTCCTGAATGTGGCTATACGGGGCCAATTTTATATCGTGACCTCGGTTTAATGCCACATCCACTTGTCTGGAGTATTCCGCACAATCAACGTAAAGCACCACTGACATTTGATCAATTGCTGCAATTAGATGCGGATCATTTATTTATTACTTTTGATAAACAACATTCCATTTACGAGAACGAGGAGCGTACGATTTTAAAAACTTCTATGTGGAAAAATCTAGCTGCAGTTAAAACCAACTGTGTATATGAAGTGGATTTTTTAACATGGATGAATTACGGTATTCTGTCTCATAGTAAAAAAATTGATGATGTCTTACATGTTCTCGGCTAA
- a CDS encoding response regulator transcription factor, with amino-acid sequence MIRILYIEDEKEIGQWVSKELTERGYEVTWLESGEDLEQHIASKDIAILDVMLPGLDGFSIGKRIKRENKDLPILMLSARTAIEDKIEGLHFADDYVTKPFHPDELVARLEVLLRRYQKNDDVLALKHLKIYTKDMRIINTLDEEEILLTGKQFYLLQYFIRHLNQILTKEQLYEGVWGESYIEGDKTLMVHIRYLREKIEVNPAKPLIIETIRGIGYRVKL; translated from the coding sequence TTGATTCGTATATTGTACATAGAAGATGAAAAAGAAATAGGGCAATGGGTCAGTAAGGAATTAACTGAAAGAGGCTATGAAGTAACCTGGTTAGAGTCTGGAGAAGATCTTGAGCAACATATTGCCTCAAAGGATATTGCTATATTGGATGTGATGCTACCTGGCTTAGATGGTTTCTCCATTGGCAAAAGAATTAAACGAGAAAATAAGGACTTACCAATATTAATGTTATCAGCTCGAACGGCTATTGAGGATAAAATTGAAGGGCTCCACTTCGCTGATGATTATGTAACAAAGCCATTCCACCCCGATGAACTAGTAGCAAGGCTTGAAGTATTACTGAGAAGATATCAAAAAAATGATGATGTCCTAGCATTGAAGCACCTAAAAATTTATACGAAAGATATGCGAATTATCAATACATTGGATGAAGAAGAAATTCTTTTGACTGGTAAACAATTTTATTTATTGCAGTATTTTATACGTCACCTCAATCAAATTTTAACGAAGGAACAACTCTATGAGGGTGTTTGGGGTGAGAGTTATATAGAAGGTGATAAAACATTGATGGTACATATCCGTTACTTAAGAGAAAAGATTGAAGTAAATCCTGCAAAGCCTCTGATTATCGAAACAATTCGAGGTATAGGCTATAGGGTGAAACTATGA
- a CDS encoding DedA family protein, producing the protein MAHHVQSLIEHYGYLGIIVILIGGIVGLPLPDEVFLTYVGYSVYIESLEHIPALVSAMIGAVGGITLSYYIGYRFGLPLLQKYGPKIHITEQKIDFTKQLFTKIGPTLLLIGYFIPGVRHLTAYIAAINNYPYRKFAFFAYTGAFIWTFTFITLGRMLGEKWRFVGYYLSHYSIYLILLFGLVMLIVYYLFKKRNIRK; encoded by the coding sequence ATGGCACATCATGTGCAATCTCTAATTGAACATTACGGGTATTTGGGTATTATCGTGATCCTAATTGGAGGCATTGTTGGGTTGCCACTTCCTGATGAGGTCTTTCTAACATATGTTGGCTACAGCGTTTATATAGAAAGCCTTGAACACATTCCCGCTTTAGTAAGTGCAATGATTGGTGCAGTTGGCGGTATTACCTTAAGCTACTATATCGGCTATCGTTTTGGCTTACCATTATTGCAGAAATATGGACCCAAAATTCATATTACGGAGCAAAAAATTGATTTTACAAAACAACTGTTTACTAAAATTGGGCCAACTTTATTATTAATAGGCTATTTTATACCTGGTGTACGACATCTGACAGCCTATATTGCGGCAATTAATAATTATCCATATAGAAAGTTTGCTTTTTTTGCCTATACAGGGGCATTTATCTGGACTTTCACATTTATAACGTTAGGGAGGATGCTTGGGGAGAAGTGGCGGTTTGTTGGTTATTATTTATCCCATTATAGTATTTATCTCATCCTATTGTTTGGCCTCGTAATGCTCATCGTTTACTATCTATTCAAAAAAAGAAATATACGAAAATAA
- a CDS encoding MFS transporter — protein sequence MSKSKESSAKLTLLALAISAFGIGSTEFISVGLLPLITDDFGISLSTAGLTVSIYALGVTVGAPLLTALTSRLSRKTVLLLVMTIFIVGNLAVALAPNFSLLLIGRIISALAHGVFMSIASVIAADVVEPNKRASAIAFMFTGLTLATVTGVPLGTFIGQVTDWRMSFIFIVVIGIIGLISNAILVPNQLSKGNPISIRDIGKVLGNIRMILILFITAIGYGGAFVVYTYISPILEQYMGYSPHAVVIILVVYGICVAIGNTLGGHFANHNPLRSIFIIFVGLALALLGIGFMLESPIIGLIMVLVMGLFMFMNVPGLQLYAVLLSEKYVPSAISMASALNISAFNIGIFLGSYIGGFIIHHQSLAHTPLYGFLMVMLAAIVTLVWYIFDNKKQ from the coding sequence ATGTCAAAATCAAAAGAGTCAAGTGCTAAATTAACCTTACTAGCTCTTGCAATCAGTGCATTCGGTATAGGTTCCACTGAATTTATCAGCGTTGGACTTCTACCATTAATTACAGATGACTTTGGTATCTCTCTAAGCACAGCTGGCTTAACCGTTTCTATATATGCACTAGGGGTAACTGTTGGAGCTCCATTATTAACAGCCTTAACATCACGCCTTAGTCGAAAAACCGTATTATTGCTTGTCATGACCATCTTTATAGTAGGTAACTTAGCAGTCGCTTTAGCACCTAATTTCTCTTTATTATTAATCGGACGTATTATTTCAGCATTAGCACACGGTGTGTTTATGTCCATCGCTTCCGTTATAGCGGCTGATGTAGTGGAACCAAATAAACGAGCCAGTGCTATTGCCTTTATGTTTACAGGCTTAACTTTGGCTACTGTAACAGGTGTTCCACTTGGTACATTTATTGGTCAAGTAACAGACTGGCGGATGTCGTTCATCTTTATCGTCGTCATTGGGATTATCGGTTTAATTAGTAATGCGATCTTAGTACCTAACCAATTGTCGAAAGGCAATCCTATCTCTATTCGTGATATTGGCAAAGTATTAGGCAATATTCGCATGATTTTAATATTGTTCATTACCGCAATTGGATACGGTGGTGCCTTTGTTGTCTACACATATATTTCACCTATTTTAGAGCAATATATGGGGTATTCTCCTCATGCAGTAGTCATTATTTTAGTGGTCTATGGTATTTGCGTTGCGATCGGTAATACATTAGGTGGTCATTTTGCTAATCATAATCCGCTACGTTCTATCTTTATTATTTTTGTAGGACTTGCCTTGGCGTTGCTCGGCATTGGCTTCATGCTCGAATCACCTATTATCGGATTAATCATGGTATTAGTAATGGGCTTATTTATGTTTATGAATGTCCCAGGATTGCAGCTATATGCTGTTCTACTGTCTGAAAAATATGTACCATCAGCTATTTCTATGGCCTCAGCATTAAATATTTCTGCCTTCAACATTGGTATATTTTTAGGGTCCTATATTGGGGGCTTTATTATTCACCATCAATCATTAGCGCATACTCCCTTGTATGGATTTTTAATGGTTATGCTGGCAGCAATTGTTACATTAGTCTGGTACATTTTCGATAATAAAAAACAATAG